One Loxodonta africana isolate mLoxAfr1 chromosome 4, mLoxAfr1.hap2, whole genome shotgun sequence genomic region harbors:
- the LOC100655979 gene encoding keratin, type II cuticular Hb6 — protein MTCGSYCGRAFSCASACAPRAGRCCITAAPYRGVSCYRGLTGGFGSRSVSGGFRAGSYGRSFGYRSGGVAGLSAPCITTVSVNESLLTPLNLEIDPNAQSVKQEEKEQIKNLNSRFAAFIDKVRFLEQQNKLLETKWQLYQNRRCCESNLEPLFNGYIETLRREAECVEADSGRLASELNHVQEVLEGYKKRYEEEVSLRATAENEFVALKQDVDCAYIRKSDLEANAESLTQEIDFQRRLYEEEFQVLSAQISDTSVIVKMDNSRDLNLNSIIAEIKAQYDDIASRSRAEAESWYRSKCEEIKATVARHGESLRRTREEINELNRVIQRLTAEIENAKSQNSKLEAAVTQAEQQGEAALNDARCKLAGLEEALQKAKQDMACLLKEYQEVMNSKLGLDIEIATYRRLLEGEEQRLCEGVGAVNVCVSSSRGGGIVCGDLYTSSTAPVVIQGVSSAPSNSNVVVSTTNACAPSSGASACRVSCKRC, from the exons ATGACTTGTGGATCTTATTGTGGCCGCGCCTTCAGCTGCGCCTCTGCCTGCGCGCCCCGGGCCGGCCGCTGCTGCATCACCGCCGCCCCCTACCGCGGCGTCTCCTGCTACCGCGGCCTCACTGGGGGCTTCGGCAGCCGCAGCGTCAGCGGGGGCTTCCGCGCCGGCTCCTACGGCCGCAGCTTCGGCTACCGCTCTGGCGGTGTGGCCGGGCTCAGTGCCCCCTGCATCACTACCGTGTCCGTCAATGAGAGCCTGCTCACGCCCCTCAACCTGGAGATCGACCCCAACGCCCAGTCCGTGAAGCAGGAGGAGAAGGAGCAGATCAAGAACCTCAACAGCAGGTTTGCTGCCTTCATTGACAAG GTGCGCTTCCTGGAGCAGCAGAACAAGCTGCTGGAGACCAAGTGGCAGCTCTACCAGAACCGCAGATGCTGTGAGAGCAACCTGGAGCCTCTGTTCAATGGCTACATCGAGACACTGAGGCGGGAGGCCGAGTGCGTGGAGGCCGACAGCGGGAGACTGGCCTCTGAGCTCAACCACGTGCAGGAGGTGCTGGAGGGCTACAAGAAGAG GTATGAGGAGGAAGTTTCCCTGAGAGCTACAGCTGAGAATGAGTTTGTGGCTCTGAAGCAG GACGTGGACTGTGCCTACATTCGCAAGTCAGACCTGGAAGCCAATGCAGAGTCTTTGACCCAGGAGATTGACTTCCAGCGGCGACTGTATGAGGAG GAATTCCAGGTCCTCTCTGCCCAAATCTCTGATACTTCAGTCATTGTCAAGATGGACAACAGCAGGGATCTGAACTTGAACAGCATCATCGCCGAGATCAAGGCTCAGTACGACGACATTGCCAGCCGCAGCCGGGCTGAGGCTGAGTCCTGGTACCGCAGCAAG TGCGAGGAGATAAAGGCCACGGTGGCCAGGCACGGGGAGAGCCTGCGCCGCACCAGGGAGGAGATCAATGAGCTGAACCGTGTGATCCAGAGGCTGACGGCTGAGATTGAGAATGCCAAGTCCCAG AATTCCAAGCTGGAGGCTGCAGTGACCCAAGCTGAGCAGCAGGGCGAGGCGGCCCTCAACGATGCCCGCTGTAAGCTGGCTGGGCTGGAGGAGGCCCTGCAGAAGGCCAAGCAGGACATGGCCTGCCTGCTGAAGGAGTACCAGGAGGTGATGAACTCCAAGCTGGGCCTGGACATTGAGATCGCCACCTACAGGCGCCTGCTGGAGGGCGAGGAGCAGAG GCTGTGTGAGGGTGTTGGCGCTGTGAATGTCT GCGTCAGCAGTTCCCGCGGTGGTGGCATCGTCTGTGGCGATCTCTACACCTCCAGTACTGCCCCTGTTGTCATCCAAGGCGTCTCCAGTGCCCCCAGCAACAGCAACGTGGTGGTGAGCACCACCAATGCCTGTGCCCCCTCCTCTGGGGCCAGTGCCTGCCGTGTTAGCTGTAAGAGATGCTAG
- the LOC100655701 gene encoding keratin, type II cuticular Hb1, with protein MTCGSGFSGRTFSCVSACAPRAGRCCITAAPYRGVSCYRGLTGGFGSRSVSGGFRAGSYGRSFGYRSGGVAGLSAPCITTVSVNESLLTPLNLEIDPNAQSVKQEEKEQIKNLNSRFAAFIDKVRFLEQQNKLLETKWQFYQNRRCCESNLEPLFNGYIETLRREAECVEADSGRLASELNHVQEVLEGYKKRYEEEVALRASAENEFVALKKEVDCAYLRKSDLEANVEALTQEIDFLQRLYEEELRVLYSNISDTSVVVKMDNSRDLNLNSIIAEIKAHYDDIASRSRAEAESWYRSKCEEIKATVARHGESLRRTREEINELNRVIQRLTAEIENAKCQNSKLEAAVTQAEQQGEAALNDARCKLAGLEEALQKAKQDMACLLKEYQEVMNSKLGLDIEIATYRRLLEGEEQRLCEGVGAVNVCVSRSQGGVVCGDLCVSGSRPVTGSTCSAPCSGNLVVSTGTCAPCAPCGPCNSITSCSLGTGGVGSCGVSSYGVGSFSGSCRKC; from the exons ATGACCTGCGGATCAGGATTCTCCGGCCGCACCTTCAGCTGCGTCTCGGCCTGCGCGCCCCGGGCCGGCCGCTGCTGCATCACCGCCGCCCCCTACCGCGGCGTCTCCTGCTACCGCGGCCTCACTGGGGGCTTCGGCAGCCGCAGCGTCAGCGGGGGCTTCCGCGCCGGCTCCTACGGCCGCAGCTTCGGCTACCGCTCTGGCGGTGTGGCCGGGCTCAGTGCCCCCTGCATCACTACCGTGTCCGTCAATGAGAGCCTGCTCACGCCCCTCAACCTGGAGATCGACCCCAACGCCCAGTCCGTGAAGCAGGAGGAGAAGGAGCAGATCAAGAACCTCAACAGCAGGTTTGCTGCCTTCATTGACAAG GTGCGCTTCCTGGAGCAGCAGAACAAGCTGCTGGAGACCAAGTGGCAGTTCTACCAGAACCGCAGGTGCTGCGAGAGCAACTTGGAGCCTCTGTTCAACGGCTACATCGAGACGCTGAGGCGGGAGGCCGAGTGCGTGGAGGCCGACAGTGGGAGACTGGCCTCTGAGCTCAACCACGTGCAGGAGGTGCTGGAGGGCTACAAGAAGAG GTACGAGGAGGAGGTAGCCCTGAGGGCTTCAGCCGAGAATGAATTTGTGGCTCTAAAGAAG GAAGTGGACTGTGCCTACCTCCGAAAGTCGGACCTGGAGGCCAACGTAGAGGCTCTGACCCAGGAGATTGACTTCCTGCAGCGACTGTATGAGGAG GAGCTCCGGGTCCTCTACTCCAACATCTCAGACACCTCGGTCGTGGTGAAGATGGACAACAGCCGGGACCTGAACTTGAACAGCATCATTGCCGAGATCAAGGCTCACTACGATGACATTGCCAGCCGCAGCCGGGCTGAGGCTGAGTCCTGGTACCGCAGCAAG TGCGAGGAGATAAAGGCCACGGTGGCCAGGCACGGGGAGAGCCTGCGCCGCACCAGGGAGGAGATCAATGAGCTGAACCGTGTGATCCAGAGGCTGACGGCTGAGATTGAGAATGCCAAGTGTCAG AATTCCAAGCTGGAGGCTGCAGTGACTCAGGCTGAGCAGCAGGGTGAGGCAGCCCTCAACGATGCCCGCTGTAAGCTGGCTGGGCTGGAGGAGGCCCTGCAGAAGGCCAAGCAGGACATGGCCTGCCTGCTGAAGGAGTACCAGGAGGTGATGAACTCCAAGCTGGGCCTGGACATTGAGATCGCCACCTACAGGCGCCTGCTGGAGGGCGAGGAACAGAG ACTATGTGAAGGCGTTGGGGCCGTGAATGTCT GTGTCAGCAGATCCCAGGGCGGAGTTGTCTGTGGGGACCTCTGCGTGTCTGGCTCCCGGCCTGTGACAGGAAGCACCTGCAGCGCCCCCTGCAGCGGGAACCTGGTAGTGAGCACCGGAACGTGCGCCCCCTGTGCGCCCTGTGGCCCCTGCAATTCCATCACTTCCTGTAGCCTGGGCACTGGCGGTGTGGGCTCATGCGGCGTCAGCTCCTACGGCGTGGGCTCCTTCAGCGGCAGCTGCCGGAAGTGCTAG